The stretch of DNA TGATCAAAAAAACACTTCAGAAAGCTTCAAGTGctggaaaaataaaatgcttGTACGTATACACGCTATGTAAACTTCACTGTAGAATAGAAATTAGAAGACCTGGCaataaagaacaagaaaagcaaaaagaaactagaagaaCATGCAATCAGAATACCGTCAGAATCATTTATCACCACGTTATCGCTTGGATTGCAGCCTGACTGGTGTCGTTCTCGGAGAACCTCAGTTTCTCCATCGACGTACGACGTTTTAGAGCCCTCCATTGTATTCAGCGGCGCGAAAAGGCTCGATCTAGAATCAACACTTCGGATCCCCAAACAGTTGCCGCCAAAATTAGACACCGCAAACTTCACGAACCCTACCTTGggcgaagaatcatcatcagaGCCAACCTCAGGCGTGGAACAACGAAATAACGGTCGATTTCCGGAGGCAATCATCTCGACGAGAAACTAATTGAGCATAAACAGACTTTGACGACGGAGTTGAACTCCGAAACGATTAATTCACATACAGCAGGGAGAGAGAacgagggagagggagagatacGCGGCCGATGCCACAAAAACCAGATAGTTGTTAGTTTGttactcttattattattattgttattattattattattatctcttgGGAACTACAACTCAGATCTCAGTAGTACATCCGTTTCAGGTGGTTTTTCTATCTGTACACACCGACGCAACTACAAAACAACGTACAAGAATGCGGTTGAAGAAGAACCGAAGATTGAGTGTCGGAAACAAGAAGCTCACATGGCGCAGCACGAAGAACTAGTGGCTTCTTCTGCTGGTTGCTGCAGCCGTATTtggaagagaaagggagatagattgaagacgaagacgaagatgaAGAGGACGGAGTTTGTTCGGGTGAGGTGTCGGCCACTAACTAACCAGATTGGCCTCAACATTTATCGTGGCCCGCCAGCCTCTCTGTCCCGTTGAGGCGGATCTGACATGCAGAACagattggatttaatttaattaattaaacccaCTTAGCatcttttaaatatataaataaataataattaagcaCTAGAGAAAGCGATGATTCgtgatttataaatttacttcTTTAAAATGGATTGGGTAACAGTTGGGTGTGTTTTTTCCTccataataatattttagtaAGAAACTAACTTAGAATTaccaattaaattgaaatttagtatTTCATGTTTTAGGGACAATTAAGAGATAATAATGGTGGGGATGTCCAAAGTCGGTGTATTGATTGCTGACTCACGGTGAGATAAGCCAATTTGTTTGTAAGATGGTGCTTAAACCCACCCTGCCAAACTTTTACTATTTCTAAAATATCTCGTATATTTTTCTGCTTGAATGGAACATATTTCGttgaaaaaatgtcattaaagAATTGTGAAATCGGACTAAATATTAACATGACCCACGTCATCAAAATTgcagaattaattaatttgaaacgAAACGATtgttagataataatataactaatttaaaataaataaataaataactaatcccataagttttttaaaaagtgGCTTTAAAGAACTGTAGAATCGGATTAATTATTAAGACGGCCCATTTCATCaaaatggaaataaataaattcaaaatttttaggtattataattaatttaaaattaaaaaacaactaatccatatgtttttataaaaaaaaaaataaaagatcagattaatttttaaaggtGAAATCAATCAATCTAATAAAgctgaattttaaatttttcatataccgtaattaatttaaaatttgaaaaaagattAATCccataaatgttttaaaaaattactattaGAAATTCTCAAAGTTAGATTAATTATTAAGGTCACACACatataaaaattgtaaaattaattattttgaattttaaattttaatttgaacattataattaacttaaattttgaaaagaaaactaatcCCAGCAACAAAAGTAAACAGTCTCTTTTGGTTATGTTCTCAATTGTATTTTTTAGGGGGTTGTGTTCTCAATTTGTTcacttttgaaattcaaattaagTACTTGTGATCTatcaattttttgataaattataatattttcatcattatgaCAATTATCTACAATTATATTTACAACTAATTGTTatcgttattttttatattaattcttaattttttaatgaaatttttattggaattttcattttaagaatAGTAATTAGTaagctcatttttttttcaaaatttttcattttttaaattggaATGGAGCCTCTATATGTATATCTTTCCTTAAAAATAACATTGCCTTTCTCAACTtgcattttttgaattttggccAACAACcaactcttttttttctctagttactttattttttactttttcttcaTAAGTTTAGCATCACATCCTTCAATTTGGTCAACCTCAATCTCTTTTTTCCTTGCAATCATGGCCTCCATCCTTTCAATCATCTTATTCTTATATGGATAAGTCTGGAAAGTCAAACATGATGACCGACGAAATTATCGAAAATGAGTAAAAAGACGAAATTGCCTCCGCTCAGCCTTTCCCTctctcctcttctccttcttacATGGCCGCGCGCCCAGCCCTCACCTCTCGCTTCTCCCGTGGTCGCCGATTGTCGAGCCTCGTCGCAGCGCCTCGCCTCTAGCATCGTCGCCTCGTCGCTGCATCCAGTGGCGAGGCGATGAGGCAGTGCAGTGATGTAAGACGAGGCACGACGGTCGGCGATCAATGACCATGGAAGAAGCGAGAGAGGAGAGAGGCGAGAGCTGGCAATGGCATtcattgaaaatttgtattttgggcgagagtgttttgattttttcgaCCATCTTTTGTAAGTCTCTCTGTAAGGTTGTCTGGCCCTGTAGTATAACCctttttatatataacattaaaaaCCTTCTATCTCTCTATAGAACTTGTCAAATTGAAAAACTTACAATTTTTGTCATACAAGATTAAATATTTCACTAAATGTCACAAGCATATTTCACCCCAGTCACAATCCATAATgttaaacaaattattttaaaacttaaacaCATTACTTAGAGGATAACAAAAAAACCATATTCCTAAATTTTTAAGGGTATATGAAGTTTGACGATATATTAAATGGTGTACGATGCATAAAGCCCAATCGATgctaaaatcacaaaaaatgtGCTAAAATGCTCATTTGATATTGTTGCCCAAActaaaaaacttatttaaaacCACTACTTTCATCCCTTAGTAAATATAATCGAGAATAAATAAAGCAAAGTTTGGTCTCATGCCTTCACAAAATAGAACGATAacttatctttttttcttgtgaCATGGACCTGTGCTTCATTCGTGTCGCTCTTTCATCACCGAATTGCAATCAATGGGTTGTCTCCATTTCTTGTGCCTACGTGGTCCATGATGGCGCTGTTTCTTTTCGTTTCAAAGCTTTAACTCCCCTTCAATTCCTCTTTGTCTTTGAAgtcactttctctctcttctagacttctcttcatcattttcataatttaaaaaccCAACTCATTTAGGTTAACTAGAattagattttatatttttacctaaagttagattttatatttttctttatatgtaCATATGAGTCTcatgaatattaatattatataacatttaataatattaagttAGTATAAATACTCCCTTTAAATCGATTTTGCATGTAGCATAAAATTACACTCAACTAAGTCAATTGGGACTTAAGTgttaaaattgaaatgattATATTAAATTGTAAAGTTGGCGAAAATGTTTAGGTTATTTTTGCTATTAAtcttaagttttttattttgttgataaattAGAATATTACTTGgttcatttgtttatttattggTAGTTTAGTTACTCTCCTTTCCCattgttaaattttatgttttagtttttattttttatttgcgTATTTGCACTCAAAATTGTGAGAttggattttttattattataatataaaaaaatattctatcgGTTATGGTTTCAAAGTTTATTCACCTTAAAATTTCCGACTGGGcttttgtgatattttaaatttgttgatATAATTTCATGTTTATCATCATGATAAATATTTgcatttacaattttaattatcatattggtatgttttgtttatttcaaattttgtgaaaaaatgtttggattttttattggaaaaatgataaataaatatttttagttaaattgataaattttgaaacttgaattgagtctttgtaaaaaaaatttaagaatcaaaattttctaatttttttggtaaattacaTCTCTAAATAAGTGAAAACTTTAACATTTCTgatcatattattatataattaattaattatttttacaaaatgtGTGTCAATCCTTATTTATATAATCTTgtaaattaagtaataaatatatatatgcataaatcaaataaaaattcccTTGCACCGCAGAGACTCAATCACtagtttttattaaaaaatatagatcaATTGATTTGCAAAATCTATGAAAAATTATGGCACCCTTTCAACTTTAGCTATTTAAACTGGATATTtctttactttaaaattaatctaattagtccctaaatttttgaaaattaatcacATTATCTGTTCGTTACTAATGTTGAGTAAATTGAttgtacattttttttaaaaaaataaatattttttaattaatatgtaGCACTTAATTGACCAAATTGGCTATGTGGAAAGGTTGTAATTGATTACCACCATCTGGTCGACTAGATTAGGTTCCAACCAAACATTTGAAGAATATATTGTCTTATTTTGATCAATTAATTTCATTAACCTGATctatattatattctatatatttatttatatgtaatgaagatatatatatatgtatattttatattttaagctataccttttatttaaatatataatcaaaatttaaatatctaaaataatCCCGTGTTTAGTAAATATAAGGCTTGAGATTAAGATAGGATGTTCGATTCaaaagatattttgaatatattttaattaaataataatatgtcagaacatgcaattttaaaatatatgtaaataaacatgtttaaattaaattgtgaatttaaaagaaacatggaagtaaaagaaaaaaaaaagatatcaaAATTAACTCGTACTGACTCCTTAGGCTAGTCTATATATCCACCCCCCCGCCCCCCCAACAAATGAAATTAGTCAATGTAATAACCCTTAATTAGCCTTAAATAAACttcaaaaaattaacaaaaggcTTTATACAGCATGTTCTATTCATTaatctttattaaaaaatacagatAAATTGATTTGCAAACATTATCtgtaagattaaaaaaaataattttacaaaataaaaataaaccaatTTAATGAGCagattattatataattaacaGACCCCTGCCTACGATTTCTAAATAACAATTACCCTTTAATCGCGGGCCACTACTTTAATGGACCAGAATGTTTCGGCCCAGGAAAACCCAAATTCTGGGAATCCACTATAAATGTGCAAAAACCCTAACTTTTCTATCTACTTGCCGGTCTTGGAGCTGTATAgcgcagagagagagatagagaggggaggaagaagaagaagaagaagatgaagtacAATCCTAGGGTTTCGAGCTCCCGCCGGAAGAACAGGAAGGCCCACTTCTCGGCGCCGTCGAGCGTGCGCCGGGTTCTGATGAGCGCGCCGCTTTCTGGAGACCTCCGGTCGAAGTACAACGTCCGGTCGATGCCGGTGCGCAAGGATGACGAGGTCCAGGTGGTGAGGGGCACCTACAAGGGCCGTGAGGGCAAGGTGGTGCAAGTGTACCGCAAGAAGTGGGTCATCCACATCGAGCGCATCACTCGCGAGAAGGTCAATGGCTCCACCGTCAACGTCGGCATCAACCCCTCCAAGGTGATGATTACCAAGCTCCGCCTCGACAAGGACCGCAAGTCGCTCCTCGACCGCAAGGCCAAGGGCCGCGCCGCCGCCGACAAGGACAAGGGCACCAAGTTCACCGCCGAGGACATCATGCAAACCATTGATTGATCGGATCTATTGGTATTTCCTTTATTTCATTGAGTTGAGATAATATATAGATGTCTGCATGTATTTGATGGATTTTGTAATGAGACATCGTTTGGATTTGGGAATTAAGGTTTACTTGACTCTTTTTTGAGAGCATTTTGATGAATACTCGAACCTTACGAATGCGTACGTTATGTTTACTTGAGTTTGTTCCAAGTATTTTCTTATGGCTGATGAGTAGATTTCATTCTGAAGAGTGCATTTTACTCGGGGAGTTAAAGTTCTATGAGGTTCCAGTATTATTGCCCAATATTATATGCTGGTAGTAGATGCTAATTTGTGCAGATTTGTGGTTCTAATATCTGTCTATGGCTGTAAATATAAATCGTAAGTAATAGAAAACTAAACCTGACGGGTGGTTGGATTGAGTTTTTTCATAACGAGTAACAGGTAAGGTTTCTTATTCTTTTGGATGGGGCATATCTTTGATAAATACTGAGGAATTTATAGGCAATTCTGAGAACTTTGAGTTTGGTGGCGGCCTTTTCACATCCATTCTTCAGTCAATTTCCTTTTGCTGTATCCCTTATATGTTGATCATTTGTGCCTCTTGGCCTtgtcatttattttcttaactGGCATGGTACAAGTGATCTTTATGGACCTCAGCCTTGTGAAGTAACATGTTTATGATATGTAGGTTCATAAAATTCACCTCATCCTTGAAGTTTATCTGGGACTAAAATTCTTGTTTTATGGATAGTAACCTTGGTGTAAAGTGTCTCTTATTCTTGATTATTGGGTTAATCCAATAAATGACTATTCCAAAGAAGCAATTATTTTtgccaaattcttatttttttctctaggGATTGCATGTGTACAATTTCTTGCATATCTTCGACACTAGGAGTCTTAAAAGGACTGCAAAATAAATATGCTGTGGTTTGAGattgatgtattttatttttacatgatAAATTATTCTGGAATTGTAATATATAATGCATTCTTTCATATTGTGTTGGAAGTATGAAACATCCAGGGTTCCTTGGTTATATCTGCCGCTTATTTTAGATTAGACCATGGGTTTTTCACATGTATTCAGTTTAATATGTGTCTCTAACTGTATGTTTGGCAGTTCAAACTAGGAGCTTTTCCACATTTGTCTGGATGATCAGTTTTTAGTTTAACAAAGGCAGCCTCATGTTCTAGTTTCTGAGGTGGTTCCTATTGCCTTGTGTATAGTAATTCTGATGTGGTATAGACATTTACATGTTTGTTTCCTATTCAATCACATGGATGACTGATTAACTATTTGAAACATTCCGGGTAACCATTCACCTGTTTTGCTCTGGTAGTCTTCCCTTGCTATATTTGTGCATTTCTTTGTTTGTGAgttcttgtaaaaaaaaaatgaagcagaagatagagaagaaaaatgtcTGCTGACCTGACATGCCATAATTACCTTCTACCTACCTCCCTTGGTATTTTTTAAGAGGATAAATTAGCAGAATTTTTGCTCATCAAATAAGATCTGACTTGTGCCTAGCAAAACAAGAACAGAAAAATCTCAGTTACATCTTACATGTATCTACGGCATCTGCCATAAACTCTTTAACTGGGACACAAGCCTGAGAGAGGGAGGTTTAACAGTAATGACTCGGGAGTACAGAAAAGACCATCTTGATTTGACTAGGGAATTTCAGGATTAATTAACTCGGGCTAAGCACACTTGCCATCAGACTGTCTAACTTGCCCTTCTTGCACACCATCCTCTCAAGAGTGAGTCCGGTTGTCTGCAGTCACTGATTATTCATAGGTGCCTGGGGATCTCCTAATTCCCAGCAAGGGTTCCAGTCTGAGCCGCCCGGTATTGAACTGGTTTTAACATCTGTTTGATCTTACTTTTTTGTGTGGTTGTTCCCTGATTTTGGTGGTGTTATAATCTGTTGGTTTACTACCTAGTTCTTTGTGTCCTTCGGAAAAGAagtttctgttttattttttatcaaccAGCAAAGgtagttttgattattttgcatGTTATTACTTGTTATAATAGTTTTTTGTCATGTGCCTTGACATGGAAGAGATTGTGTTGAAAAG from Diospyros lotus cultivar Yz01 chromosome 6, ASM1463336v1, whole genome shotgun sequence encodes:
- the LOC127803614 gene encoding 60S ribosomal protein L26-1-like, with translation MKYNPRVSSSRRKNRKAHFSAPSSVRRVLMSAPLSGDLRSKYNVRSMPVRKDDEVQVVRGTYKGREGKVVQVYRKKWVIHIERITREKVNGSTVNVGINPSKVMITKLRLDKDRKSLLDRKAKGRAAADKDKGTKFTAEDIMQTID